The Ignavibacteriales bacterium genome has a window encoding:
- a CDS encoding glucose-1-phosphate thymidylyltransferase has product MKALIASGGRGTRLRPITHTQNKHLIPIANKPILYYAIEAAVEAGIKEIGIVHNADSQEVPNYIGDGSKWGVRITYIPQTTPGGLAQVVQLAEKFIAGDKFIFYLGDNMLVGGVKRFVEEFEKSGCNCYLTLSKVKDPERFGVPEIRNGKIIRVDEKPKKPKSSYAVAGIYLYDRNIFDAVRSLKPSARGELEISDAHTLLIKRGFKVGYTEITGWWKDTGKPTDLLEANRLILDNIEPRIDGDVDGQSDVAGRVVIEKGAHIIKSKIRGPVIIGKNCRIEDSYIGPFTSIGDRTEIKDSEMEYSIVLRDCKVISVGIRIEGSILGNDVEVVEAAGKPRVHRFMIGDQSRIEVA; this is encoded by the coding sequence TTGAAAGCACTCATTGCCAGCGGCGGGCGCGGTACTCGGCTGCGCCCTATTACTCATACGCAAAACAAACATCTTATTCCGATTGCGAATAAACCAATTCTCTATTATGCCATCGAAGCAGCGGTAGAAGCAGGCATTAAAGAAATTGGCATCGTACATAATGCGGATAGCCAGGAAGTGCCGAATTATATCGGCGATGGTTCGAAGTGGGGAGTGAGAATTACGTACATCCCGCAGACAACTCCAGGGGGCCTTGCGCAAGTAGTGCAGTTAGCGGAAAAGTTCATTGCGGGCGATAAGTTCATCTTTTATCTCGGCGATAATATGCTTGTCGGCGGTGTGAAACGATTCGTTGAGGAATTCGAGAAGAGCGGATGCAATTGTTACCTGACACTATCGAAGGTGAAAGATCCGGAGCGCTTCGGTGTGCCGGAAATTCGCAATGGTAAAATTATTCGTGTGGATGAGAAACCAAAGAAGCCGAAGAGCAGCTATGCCGTAGCAGGAATTTATTTGTACGATCGGAATATCTTTGATGCGGTGAGGAGTTTAAAACCAAGTGCTCGCGGCGAATTGGAAATTTCTGATGCACATACCTTATTAATCAAGCGCGGCTTCAAAGTCGGTTATACAGAAATCACGGGTTGGTGGAAAGACACGGGAAAGCCGACAGATTTGCTGGAAGCGAACCGGTTAATTCTTGATAATATCGAACCGCGTATCGACGGCGATGTTGACGGACAGTCCGATGTCGCGGGGCGTGTGGTGATTGAAAAAGGGGCGCACATTATCAAAAGCAAAATTCGAGGACCAGTCATCATCGGAAAGAATTGCCGTATCGAAGATAGTTATATCGGCCCATTCACTTCTATTGGCGATCGAACGGAAATTAAAGACAGTGAAATGGAATACAGTATTGTTCTTCGGGATTGCAAAGTCATAAGCGTCGGTATCCGTATCGAGGGCAGCATACTTGGCAACGATGTGGAAGTGGTGGAAGCAGCCGGTAAGCCGCGCGTCCATCGATTCATGATAGGCGATCAAAGTAGAATTGAAGTAGCGTGA
- a CDS encoding glycine--tRNA ligase has protein sequence MGQNKSNAGEQAKTMDKIVSLAKRRGFVFQSSEIYGGLNGCWDYGPLGVEMLNNLKQQWWKSMTYRENVEGLDASILMHPRVWEASGHVENFTDPMVDCKQCKARYRIDVLCDELSLKKKKDVLREIDPQKFGGQQKDETIVEEFAKLVATDQDAARIVPMLSCPNCGNKSTFTEARKFNLMFKTFVGPVEDSSSIVFLRPETAQGIFVNFLNVQSASRQKLPFGIAQIGKAFRNEINTKNFLFRTREFEQMEMQFFVKPGTDVQQFEYWRGERMQWFINLGMTKDKLQWHQHPKDKLAHYAKDAYDIEYLFPFGWGEIEGVHNRTDFDLSRHEQFSGKSMKYFDEETKEKFTPFVIETSAGASRSFMAFLVDAYREEEAPNAEGAMELRVVMKLHPKLAPIKVALFPLVNRDGMPEFTRKIEADLRSSFRVFYDDSGAVGRRYRRQDEIGTPYCVTIDSQTLQDQTVTVRDRDTMVQERVASTGLKDYFAKKLM, from the coding sequence ATGGGTCAGAATAAATCAAACGCAGGTGAACAAGCGAAGACCATGGACAAGATCGTGTCGTTAGCAAAGCGGCGCGGTTTTGTATTTCAATCAAGTGAAATTTACGGCGGATTGAACGGATGCTGGGATTATGGTCCTCTCGGCGTGGAGATGCTTAATAATCTGAAACAGCAATGGTGGAAGAGCATGACATACCGGGAGAATGTGGAAGGACTCGATGCATCGATCCTGATGCACCCGCGTGTGTGGGAAGCTTCGGGGCACGTTGAGAATTTTACAGATCCGATGGTGGATTGCAAGCAGTGCAAAGCACGATATCGAATCGATGTCCTGTGCGACGAGCTTTCGCTCAAAAAGAAAAAAGATGTTCTCCGTGAGATTGATCCACAGAAATTCGGCGGTCAACAGAAGGATGAAACAATTGTAGAAGAATTCGCCAAACTTGTCGCAACGGATCAAGATGCCGCGCGCATCGTTCCGATGCTCTCTTGCCCGAACTGCGGCAATAAAAGCACATTCACCGAAGCCCGCAAATTCAATCTCATGTTTAAGACATTCGTTGGTCCCGTAGAAGACTCATCCTCGATTGTTTTCTTACGCCCGGAGACAGCGCAGGGAATCTTCGTCAACTTTCTGAATGTGCAGTCTGCATCACGGCAAAAACTGCCGTTTGGGATAGCGCAAATCGGCAAGGCGTTTAGAAACGAAATCAATACCAAGAATTTTCTTTTCCGCACGAGAGAATTCGAGCAAATGGAAATGCAGTTTTTCGTGAAACCCGGTACCGACGTCCAGCAATTTGAATACTGGCGCGGTGAGAGGATGCAATGGTTTATTAATCTCGGAATGACCAAAGACAAATTGCAATGGCACCAGCATCCGAAAGACAAACTGGCGCACTATGCCAAGGATGCGTACGATATCGAGTATCTTTTTCCGTTCGGGTGGGGAGAAATTGAAGGTGTGCACAATCGAACTGATTTTGATCTCTCACGGCATGAACAGTTCTCCGGTAAGAGCATGAAATATTTTGATGAGGAGACGAAAGAAAAATTCACACCGTTCGTCATTGAAACGTCTGCCGGAGCGAGTCGTTCGTTTATGGCGTTCCTTGTCGATGCGTACCGTGAAGAAGAAGCTCCGAATGCAGAGGGTGCGATGGAATTGCGGGTGGTGATGAAACTCCATCCGAAACTTGCACCGATCAAAGTTGCTCTTTTCCCGCTCGTCAATCGCGACGGTATGCCGGAATTTACGCGGAAGATTGAAGCTGATCTGCGGTCATCGTTCCGCGTGTTTTATGATGACAGCGGCGCTGTAGGAAGACGCTATCGGCGTCAGGATGAAATAGGCACGCCGTACTGTGTGACCATTGATTCTCAAACGCTTCAGGATCAAACCGTGACCGTGCGTGATCGCGACACCATGGTGCAGGAACGTGTGGCAAGTACAGGCCTGAAGGATTACTTTGCCAAGAAATTGATGTGA
- a CDS encoding tetratricopeptide repeat protein: MIWKVYVTVPLKSVINNRFKYQFALKSVIHYLFLSLLVLLFTCCISHAQWIEDRAIDQRVQHGIDELYNFEFDKADSNFSEVIKLRPDHPVGYFFRAMVQWERIISKFDDEAQDEKLYELLDVVVDLCEKRLDDNPEDVAAMFFKGGAIGFRGRLRANRGKWLGAANDGIVALPLVRKAYELEPNNYDVLLGIGIYNYYAAVIPGKYPFVQPAMIFFPSGDRKKGLEQLRQASLHAKYAQVEATYFLMQNYFTYEKDYVNALELARKLHEKYPNNSMFYRYLGRSLVSTGYLGEANDIFIDIIHRCTQQQVGYDMYDAREAHYYIGKFEFLAGRFDTALKNLYACDELSRKLDKDGASGFMSLANLIVGMIYDAQGKRQYAIQQYNKVLVMKEYENSYQEAKKYIQQPYKRN, encoded by the coding sequence ATGATCTGGAAGGTATATGTTACGGTACCATTGAAATCAGTAATCAACAATCGTTTCAAATATCAATTTGCGTTGAAAAGCGTTATACATTATTTATTTCTTTCGCTGCTCGTTCTTTTATTCACCTGTTGTATCTCTCATGCGCAGTGGATTGAAGATCGGGCCATAGACCAGCGAGTTCAGCATGGTATTGACGAGCTTTACAATTTTGAATTTGACAAAGCTGATTCTAATTTTTCCGAGGTCATAAAACTGCGTCCTGACCATCCGGTGGGATATTTTTTTCGAGCTATGGTTCAGTGGGAACGCATCATCAGTAAATTTGATGATGAAGCGCAGGATGAGAAACTGTATGAACTGTTAGATGTCGTCGTGGATCTATGTGAAAAACGGCTTGATGATAATCCGGAAGATGTGGCGGCGATGTTTTTTAAAGGCGGTGCTATCGGTTTTCGAGGGCGTTTGCGCGCAAACAGGGGTAAGTGGCTTGGCGCAGCAAACGATGGCATTGTCGCGCTGCCGCTGGTCCGAAAAGCATATGAACTTGAACCGAATAATTACGATGTTCTGCTTGGTATTGGTATCTACAATTATTATGCAGCCGTTATTCCGGGTAAATATCCCTTTGTGCAACCTGCTATGATATTTTTCCCCAGCGGTGATCGGAAAAAAGGGCTGGAACAGCTTCGGCAGGCATCGCTCCACGCAAAGTATGCCCAAGTAGAGGCGACGTACTTTCTTATGCAGAACTATTTCACGTACGAGAAAGATTATGTCAATGCGCTCGAACTTGCCAGAAAGCTGCATGAAAAATATCCGAACAATTCTATGTTCTACCGTTACCTCGGACGCAGTCTTGTCAGTACCGGATATCTTGGAGAGGCAAATGATATTTTCATTGATATCATACATCGTTGCACGCAGCAGCAGGTTGGGTATGATATGTATGATGCGCGGGAAGCGCATTACTATATTGGTAAATTCGAATTCTTAGCAGGAAGGTTTGATACCGCACTTAAAAATTTGTATGCGTGTGATGAGCTTTCCAGAAAATTAGATAAAGATGGTGCATCCGGCTTTATGTCGCTTGCGAATCTTATCGTAGGTATGATTTACGATGCTCAAGGAAAACGGCAATATGCAATTCAGCAGTATAACAAGGTACTGGTGATGAAAGAATATGAAAATTCTTATCAGGAAGCAAAGAAATATATTCAACAACCATATAAGCGTAATTAA
- a CDS encoding ZIP family metal transporter gives MKIQILLLALVASLAVVLGGSLIVSRKRWPTLVQETLLALSAGFILALVFLKLVPTSFQFIGESAALWILLGFATIHFFEHTIVGHLHFGEETHHDVMVSRTTGYSAFTGLFVHAFFDGLSISVGLQYDFFLGLLIFFAILLHKFPEGLTIGSIMMTAGFSRTIVLYSAIGIGLATFLGACSVFLLEHVNAQLAGIAFAFSAGTVTYVGASDLIPEVNKTKNRMPPLLVFGGMLLFYLSEKLLDLILR, from the coding sequence ATGAAAATTCAAATACTTCTTCTTGCTCTCGTCGCTTCACTCGCCGTCGTACTTGGCGGATCACTCATCGTTTCCCGCAAACGCTGGCCAACGCTTGTTCAGGAAACGCTCCTTGCGCTGAGCGCCGGATTTATTTTGGCCCTCGTTTTTCTAAAACTCGTGCCGACAAGTTTTCAATTCATTGGCGAATCTGCCGCTCTTTGGATTCTCCTCGGTTTTGCCACGATACACTTTTTTGAACACACGATTGTAGGACATTTGCATTTTGGAGAAGAGACACACCACGATGTGATGGTGTCGAGAACGACCGGATATTCCGCTTTCACGGGATTGTTCGTTCACGCATTCTTCGATGGATTATCTATATCGGTCGGGTTGCAATATGATTTTTTTCTTGGACTTTTAATCTTTTTTGCAATTCTCTTGCATAAGTTTCCAGAAGGACTTACCATCGGTTCAATTATGATGACTGCCGGCTTCTCGCGCACTATCGTCCTATATTCTGCGATTGGTATTGGCCTGGCAACCTTTTTAGGTGCGTGCTCGGTGTTCTTGCTGGAACATGTGAATGCACAACTTGCTGGAATAGCATTTGCATTTTCCGCGGGGACAGTTACCTACGTTGGCGCAAGCGATTTAATTCCGGAAGTGAATAAAACGAAAAACCGTATGCCGCCCTTGTTAGTATTCGGTGGGATGCTGCTTTTTTATTTGAGCGAAAAATTATTGGATTTGATTTTACGCTAG
- the porQ gene encoding type IX secretion system protein PorQ, which produces MKRILLILILTGYTVTTLLAQQGIFNFLRTDVSARAAALNGSFVSMKDDPNVLFYNPASIGTLSMPKVSVSYVNHLMDVNAGTLSYGQYIEGIGNIGAGIIYMNYGSFNRTDEFLNVLGTFGAADVALVAGIATHYDDDILVGVNAKYIYSSIAEYGSTALAVDFGFLYDIPSQNLSIGGSVLNIGKQLRTYAGVNESLPLDVKVGVTKRPEHLPVSLNIDFHRLNESGDKFLDRFSNFTVGAEFLMSKSLCVRVGYNNKQRKEFKTGTSAGLGGFSLGFGLVLSEYQIDYAYNSYGDFGGIQRFSLGINL; this is translated from the coding sequence ATGAAACGAATACTATTGATACTGATACTTACTGGTTATACTGTAACAACGCTCCTTGCCCAGCAAGGGATATTCAATTTCCTTCGTACAGATGTGAGCGCGCGCGCCGCCGCATTGAATGGCAGTTTCGTCTCGATGAAGGATGACCCGAATGTCCTATTTTATAATCCGGCATCAATAGGAACGTTGAGTATGCCAAAAGTTTCTGTGAGTTATGTGAACCATCTCATGGATGTCAATGCCGGAACTTTGAGTTACGGACAATATATTGAAGGCATCGGAAATATCGGTGCCGGCATCATTTATATGAATTATGGCTCATTCAACAGGACCGACGAATTTTTGAATGTGCTGGGAACATTCGGCGCTGCCGATGTTGCGCTTGTAGCTGGAATAGCAACCCATTACGATGATGATATTCTTGTAGGTGTCAATGCAAAATATATATACTCTTCTATTGCTGAATATGGTTCCACCGCACTAGCAGTTGATTTCGGATTCCTGTACGATATTCCTTCGCAGAATCTTTCCATCGGCGGCAGCGTATTGAATATCGGCAAACAATTACGAACATACGCCGGCGTAAATGAATCACTTCCTCTTGATGTGAAAGTGGGAGTCACCAAACGACCAGAACATCTGCCTGTTTCACTCAATATTGATTTTCACAGGTTGAATGAAAGCGGCGATAAATTCCTTGACCGCTTCAGTAACTTTACCGTTGGCGCTGAATTTCTCATGAGCAAATCACTATGTGTGCGTGTTGGGTACAATAACAAACAGCGCAAGGAATTCAAAACGGGAACATCTGCAGGGCTTGGAGGATTCTCACTTGGTTTCGGGCTTGTCTTGAGTGAATATCAAATCGATTACGCGTATAATTCATACGGCGATTTTGGCGGGATACAACGATTTTCTCTCGGAATCAATCTGTAG
- the purU gene encoding formyltetrahydrofolate deformylase encodes MKDKNLTATLLLSCPDRRGIVSQIAQFIFERSGNIVDLDEHVDEDDHIFFLRVTWDMKTFTVPPDTLEEVFQPLAREYQAKWFIRLNQNKRKMAIFVSKHAHCLQEILWRHELGEFDAEIALIISNHPDLGFLAERYHIPFHVFPVSNENKAEQEIKELELIQRERIDTIILARYMQVLSPTIVKQYEHRILNIHHSFLPAFAGANPYKQAYERGVKIVGATCHYVTEVLDEGPIIEQDIIRISHKDSLDDLIRKGRDLERLVLARGIRLHLQDRILVDGRKTVVFD; translated from the coding sequence ATGAAAGATAAAAATCTCACGGCGACATTGTTGTTGTCGTGTCCGGATCGAAGGGGTATAGTTTCCCAGATTGCCCAATTCATATTTGAACGCAGCGGGAATATCGTTGATTTGGATGAACACGTCGATGAGGATGATCATATATTTTTCCTGAGAGTAACGTGGGATATGAAAACATTTACCGTCCCTCCGGATACATTGGAAGAGGTATTCCAGCCGCTCGCACGTGAATATCAAGCAAAATGGTTTATCAGGCTCAATCAAAACAAGCGGAAGATGGCAATCTTTGTCTCGAAGCATGCTCATTGCCTTCAAGAAATTCTATGGCGCCATGAGCTGGGAGAATTCGATGCAGAAATTGCGCTGATTATTTCCAATCATCCCGATCTTGGTTTTTTAGCTGAACGGTATCATATTCCATTTCATGTGTTTCCTGTAAGCAACGAAAATAAAGCGGAGCAGGAAATAAAAGAATTAGAATTGATCCAGCGCGAACGGATCGATACTATTATTCTGGCCCGTTATATGCAAGTGCTGTCACCGACGATTGTTAAACAATACGAACATCGCATTCTCAACATCCATCATTCATTCTTGCCGGCGTTTGCAGGTGCCAATCCTTATAAACAGGCGTATGAAAGAGGCGTGAAGATTGTCGGAGCAACGTGTCACTATGTAACAGAAGTCCTTGATGAAGGACCGATCATCGAGCAAGACATCATCCGGATCTCACACAAAGATTCATTGGATGATTTGATCCGAAAAGGGAGAGATTTAGAACGTTTGGTACTTGCACGTGGAATCCGTCTTCACTTGCAAGATCGCATCCTTGTCGATGGACGAAAAACTGTCGTATTTGATTAA
- the rpmE gene encoding 50S ribosomal protein L31 has protein sequence MKEGIHPTYKKAVVTCVCGNVFETRSTVGNLHIEICANCHPFYTGKQKLLDSAGRIEKFKKKYAAKKEEPAAATAGA, from the coding sequence ATGAAAGAAGGAATTCACCCAACATATAAAAAAGCGGTCGTTACCTGCGTATGCGGAAACGTTTTTGAAACCCGCTCTACAGTAGGCAACCTCCATATAGAAATTTGTGCCAATTGCCACCCGTTCTATACGGGCAAACAGAAACTGCTTGATTCAGCCGGCCGCATAGAGAAATTCAAAAAGAAATATGCAGCAAAGAAAGAAGAGCCGGCGGCGGCAACTGCTGGAGCATAA
- the rsmB gene encoding 16S rRNA (cytosine(967)-C(5))-methyltransferase RsmB: MQENTDQQDQPQPTNAYDGPRGTAVKILNRIERSDSYLDKLLDAELRSEDMNELDKGLMNEIVTGVVRWKMKLDWVLTGFFHGNFTKAETNVKNALRVALYQIQFLDKVPHSAAVNEAVEFIKRLRGQKAADLVNAILRNIIRNIDNIRYPDPEEDKIRNLSVIESHPVWMTKRWVERYGYDDAKRMMEANNTIPDLALRVNRLKVDFTYFLSLLEKHQLQYTRSQYLDYFVRVQHMAGIGSSELFQQGYFSVQDESAGIPVLLLDPKPGERVIDLCSAPGGKTTFIGELMKNIGEIIAVDRYETRLHLVKNACQRLGITIVHLVTDDGSTIEIPPADKVLVDAPCSGLGVLSKKPDAKWQRDADDIPKLVHLQKSIMENAAKLVKSGGILVYSTCTIEPDENMNLIKEFLEQHPEFSIESGINIIHQDLVGNLGQVETFRHKHGMDGSFSIRLRKKV; encoded by the coding sequence ATGCAAGAAAACACAGATCAACAAGATCAACCTCAACCAACCAATGCATATGACGGTCCGCGCGGAACAGCGGTAAAAATTCTCAATCGCATTGAGCGTTCAGACTCGTATCTGGATAAATTATTAGATGCCGAATTACGTTCGGAGGATATGAACGAGTTAGATAAGGGTCTGATGAATGAAATAGTAACCGGTGTGGTTCGCTGGAAAATGAAACTCGATTGGGTCTTGACGGGCTTTTTTCACGGCAACTTCACAAAAGCGGAGACCAATGTCAAGAATGCACTTCGCGTAGCTTTGTATCAAATCCAATTTCTTGACAAGGTGCCGCATTCTGCCGCGGTGAACGAGGCCGTGGAGTTCATTAAACGGTTACGCGGTCAAAAAGCAGCCGATCTCGTAAATGCTATTCTGCGCAACATCATCCGTAACATTGATAACATTCGTTATCCAGATCCGGAAGAAGATAAGATCCGAAATCTTTCAGTCATCGAATCACATCCTGTGTGGATGACGAAACGCTGGGTGGAACGCTACGGGTATGATGACGCGAAACGGATGATGGAAGCAAACAATACAATTCCCGATTTGGCGTTGCGCGTCAATCGCTTAAAAGTTGATTTCACGTATTTCCTTTCATTGTTAGAAAAGCATCAGCTTCAATATACTCGGTCGCAGTATCTCGATTATTTTGTTCGGGTTCAGCATATGGCAGGCATCGGCAGTTCGGAACTCTTCCAGCAGGGATATTTTTCCGTGCAGGATGAAAGTGCCGGTATACCAGTGCTTTTACTGGATCCAAAACCCGGAGAACGTGTCATCGATCTTTGTTCTGCACCGGGCGGGAAAACGACTTTTATTGGTGAATTGATGAAAAACATCGGCGAAATTATTGCTGTCGATCGTTATGAGACTCGTCTCCATCTTGTGAAGAACGCATGTCAGCGGCTCGGTATCACGATTGTGCATTTAGTAACCGATGATGGCTCAACAATTGAAATTCCTCCTGCGGATAAAGTTTTGGTAGATGCACCTTGTTCGGGACTTGGCGTACTTTCGAAGAAACCTGATGCAAAGTGGCAGCGTGACGCAGATGATATTCCAAAACTCGTGCATTTACAGAAATCGATTATGGAGAATGCAGCGAAACTTGTGAAGTCCGGCGGTATCCTTGTGTATAGCACGTGCACCATTGAACCAGACGAAAATATGAATCTTATTAAAGAATTTCTTGAGCAGCATCCTGAATTCTCTATCGAATCTGGAATCAACATTATTCATCAGGATCTTGTTGGAAATCTTGGACAGGTAGAAACCTTCAGGCACAAGCATGGAATGGATGGATCGTTCTCGATACGGCTGAGGAAGAAAGTATAA
- a CDS encoding glycine C-acetyltransferase has translation MNLNELLAAELKRLEESQTMKYETALQSAQGGVVKVRGKEVVMLASNNYLGMSNHPAVCKAAIDGIKKYGYGLASVRFLTGTQTIHLELENTISKFLKSEDTILFSSSFAANVAFFSALTNERLGYENYKDVIYSDRLNHASIIDGQRLCRAETTDRKIYNHGDAADLERQLEGDKNNDYRIRMIATDGVFSMEGDIAPLPKILELAQKYNAVVFVDDAHGIGVCGKTGRGTAEQCNVLGKIDVTVGTLGKAIGGAAGGFISGAKEMIAYLRQKGRPYIFSNSLPPAVVCGSMAAFDLLMKDKSIVRRLQENTAYFRKEIKNVGFTIIEGMHPIVPIMLGEASIAQEMSSQLLKAGVYIKGLWYPVVPKGAARLRAQVSAALTKKDIDRALEAFEKVGKKMKLI, from the coding sequence ATGAACCTCAACGAATTGCTTGCCGCCGAGCTGAAACGGCTCGAAGAATCTCAAACGATGAAGTATGAAACTGCGCTCCAATCTGCACAAGGGGGCGTTGTCAAGGTGCGCGGCAAAGAAGTCGTTATGCTTGCGTCGAATAATTATTTGGGAATGTCGAATCATCCTGCTGTGTGCAAAGCTGCAATCGATGGCATCAAGAAATATGGATACGGGCTTGCCTCGGTACGCTTTCTTACCGGCACACAAACAATTCATCTTGAACTGGAAAATACAATATCGAAGTTTCTGAAATCGGAAGACACGATTCTTTTTTCCTCGTCCTTTGCGGCGAATGTTGCATTCTTCTCTGCCCTGACAAACGAGAGGCTTGGATACGAAAACTACAAAGATGTTATCTACAGCGACCGGCTGAATCACGCCAGTATTATTGACGGACAGCGGCTCTGCCGTGCGGAAACGACAGATCGTAAAATTTATAATCACGGAGACGCTGCCGACCTGGAAAGGCAATTGGAAGGCGATAAAAACAATGATTACCGCATACGGATGATCGCCACAGATGGCGTCTTCAGTATGGAAGGCGACATAGCACCGCTGCCCAAAATTCTTGAGCTCGCGCAAAAGTATAATGCTGTGGTCTTTGTGGATGACGCTCACGGTATTGGCGTTTGCGGCAAGACCGGCAGAGGAACAGCGGAACAATGCAACGTGCTTGGTAAAATTGATGTCACCGTTGGGACTCTCGGCAAGGCTATTGGCGGTGCGGCAGGCGGTTTCATAAGCGGTGCGAAAGAAATGATAGCGTACTTGCGCCAAAAAGGAAGGCCCTATATATTTTCAAACTCGCTTCCGCCGGCTGTCGTGTGCGGCTCGATGGCGGCATTCGATTTATTGATGAAAGACAAATCAATTGTCAGGCGGCTTCAGGAGAATACGGCATACTTCAGAAAAGAAATCAAGAATGTCGGTTTTACAATTATCGAAGGTATGCATCCGATTGTTCCGATCATGCTTGGCGAAGCGTCTATCGCGCAGGAAATGAGCAGCCAATTGCTTAAAGCCGGAGTCTATATCAAAGGATTGTGGTATCCGGTTGTTCCGAAAGGCGCAGCGCGGCTGCGCGCTCAAGTGTCGGCGGCGCTCACGAAAAAGGATATCGATCGCGCTCTTGAAGCATTTGAAAAAG